The DNA window cacacaaacattctTTTTAATCTTCATTAGCTTTATATAAATCGTTAAAAGACAAAGGCATGTGTTCATTTTGACCTTAAACATGTTTCTTGTGTGTACTTACTCGAGTTCTCTAAGACAAGTGTTGACTTTTAACGCCTTGGCAATGTCTTTGGCTCCAGCGACTCCTATTGAATTCTCCCTTAGACTGCCATCAGATAGACACCAAAAATCAGCATTATTTCTCAACTAAAACATACATGTTTAAACAGATGAATACTGTGGCGTTTGACATTGACATACTTGAGACAGCTGAGTCCTCGGTTTGACTGAAGAGCGTGTGAGAGAGCTTTAATGCCTCTGTCACTCACCGAGTTACTCTGAAGACTGAAAACGTGAGAGAGACACATCAGAAGTGATTGGATCATCTGTAAGGAACTGGCCCATTTAATGTGTTTTACCTGAGTGTGTGGAGTACATGGTTGACCATGAGAGCCTGAGCCAGAGCTACTGTTCCCAAATCACCCAAATGATTGCTGGAGATGCTGCAATGACAGTCATACAGACAGAATTATACTTATCCGAGAGTTTAATCTGATCAGATTTTGAGCTGACACTTCAGCCTCTTACTTGAGATCTTGTAGAGTTTGATTCTTCTTAAGGGCCTCTCCGATTTTTTTCACTCCTTCCGGCCcgatgctgttcttctgaacactGCAATACAAGAAGATGTGTATTTATGGTGCTCTGCTgaagtgcatgcacacacacacacacacacacacgcacatgcacactaAAACACAGACTCACTTGAGTGTGGTGAGCTTTCGGTTCGATTGAAGAACCTCCGCCAGCGCACGCGCTCCTTCATCCTCTATGTGGTTATTCTGCAGACTGCATGAATCAACACGCACACACATCCagtcaaaaaaaaacacaaagtttgCTCATATGTGCTCACAAGCATTTACAAAAGAAATCAAATAATTGattaaagatttatttaataatgtattaaatttgaaatatattttttcagaaataatgtattttattttataaataaatacattaattttatttattataaatatttcttatacttttatttatattttttatacatgcaGAATTCACTTGACTTACAGAAGGACCTCATTagttcttttattaaatgtattaaattacaaataaaattttaattcgaTTATTAGATAATTATCGTAATTAGAaaacaaatgttattaaatattataacataaaaataattaagttgtAACAATTATATGTTTGACAGAActcactaataaaaataaaaatataaaaatatattgtttaaataaatactattaataaataaacagattttatttatgatacatattacaacataaaaaaacacagcAGGAACAATTCCATAAATGATTAATCAGAACTTACTTGACTGAGACGAGGACCTGGTTCATTTTTAGGGCCTCGCACAATGTTTTTGCTCCCTTGGCACCAATATTATTGCCACGAAGACTAAAACAAAATGGATCAGTTTCATATAACAAtcaatttagttttttgtctTGTTGATTCGGATTATAAGTATTAAGGACACAGGAAAAGACGCATCACATTAGTTTCCTTGATATTATTCAATGACCTTGTAACTGCTGGTGAAAATGcaaattttttattatgtatataaaaaaaagtcactGACTCCAGGGTTGTGAGGGTTCGGTTGACAAGTAGAGCTCGACTGAGCGGTTTAATGCCTTTGCTGCTTATGGAGTCATCAGCCAGACtagaaaagagacagaaagagtgtTAAACAAGTTAAAGGCTGTAACAAAACATACTACCATTTAAAAGGTTGGGGTCtgtaagtctcttctgctcaccaagcttgcaattatttcacaaattacagtaaatattattacaatttaaaataaccattttctttttgaatatattgtaaaatataatttatttctgtgatgcacagctgcattttcagcatcattactcagtattcagtgtcacatgatccttcagaaatcattctaatatttgctTCTTGAGAAACATTTACGTTTATCAATTTTGTGCTtcctcatatttttttaaaacgttataacgttttttttacataattatttaatgaatagaaaaaaagaaaaacaatgtttatttgacaggaatttttgtaacaatgtaaatgtttttgatttttttatccgTTTTatgcaatgcatccttgctgaataaaagtcttaatttttttgtcaaataataaaACTACTGTCCCCAATATTTTGACCAGTAGTTTATATCTGTGTCCATACCTGAGCATCAGAATATGGCACTCTTTGGCACTCAGCAGACTTCCCAACAGCTCCATGGTGCCTTCCTTAAATTCATTGTTTTCCATTCTGCACAGCACACAAATTCAGTTAACAGAGTACATAAGAGATTCaacaagaagaagaattaaaaCTTGTGCGTTTCTCACACAAATCTGTAACATGGCTGGACTATAGTAACTGTATAGACTAACTTTTTGCCATatagttttgtgtttttaacataaacatGCACTTTTTTACCTCAGCTTATTGCAGTAGAGCAGCTGTGGGAGGAGCCTCTTCAAGGAGGAGGAGTCTAGACAGTTGGACAGTTGCGTCTCTTCAGTGCATGCGTCTGATACTTGCAACAAGTAGGCGAGAACAGCACAAACTCCGCCCTTTAGCTTTCCCCGCAGGCTGCAATTAATGAGATCGTCCTCTACGGATCGTAGCCACTCCACCTGCTGCAGCTCTGCTAGACATGTTACCATCGTGACGCTGCGCATGCTAACGGCGTCGCCTCCTGTCCCGGACACTGCGTTTTGAAGCAAAGTTGATGCTGTTGTGCGCTGGGTCACCTGCTCTTCGTGCCCAACGCCCAGCGAACCGCCTAACAAACTGCCAGCTGCCGGAGACATCAGCCCTGACAGGAAGCGCATGAAGAGATCGAGGTTGCCTTGCGCCGCAGCGTCTGATTGGTTTGTTTTCTGCAGTGCAGCTCGGTAGTGGCTGTGGAAGCCGATGCGGGGCCAGGAAACGCTGCTTTCCGAAAACAGATCGAACATCCCGCGCCTTGACGAAATGTAGTAAAAGAGTGCCCCGAGGAACTCCTGCACAGACGTGTGTGTGAACTGCCACGCCACGCTATCGGACAACCAGCTTTGCCTGCGCTGGAGCATGCGGCAGCCACGCATGCTGCCCTGAGTTGGTACATCGACACTGTAAGTTCGCAATTCTGTCTCACTGAACGTATACCGTCGTCGTAAGAGGCTATAAAAAGCAAGGCGACCCAGAGTGCCAAGTGGCTTTCTGATGCCACCACTGGGTGCTTCTGATCCTGAGAGGTGTGGCCAACAGTAGTGGGCGTAGACTTCTGTTAAAGTTCGAGGAAGGGGCGTGGCATCTGAGTCCAACTTTAGAAGGCGCGATAGCGTAGTTACGATAATGTGGCAAACTGCGGGCACGGAAGACAAAATGAGCAATGGTTTCTGGGTATTCAGGTAAGTCCACACTTTGGAGGAAACATCCACAGGTGTGCTTGTTTGAGACGGTGAGCTGTCTTGTGATATCGAATACGCATCTAGCGTGTTCGTAATACAGTGATTAATATAATCCTTTATTTGGGTTCGGGAAAGAGGCGGGGCTTCTGTCACACGGTCGACCAATCCTGCTGGAACTTTCGCACCAGTGCCAGGCCTTGACAAAAGCCAGAGTGTTGTCCCTGGCAACAGGTTACCTCGCACAATATTCGCAATGAGATCCGACACGGGAATTTCGCGTCGAGGGTCGCTAGTGGGCGGGGCATCTGCGAAATCCAGTGACTGGCGAAATTCTTCCAATCCATCCAAAATGAGCAACACTTTGCAGGATTCGTTAAATAAAATTACGTCCATGTTATCATACGGAATGAACAGTCGTAGCAAGCGCTCGACCGATAGCCGATCGAAACTGCTCAATTCCCAGCATGCAATGGGGATTGCGAGACTCAGCTCTGGATAGATCTGACTGGTGCTCCATAGTTGGATGAAACGGCGGACCATTAGGCTCTTCCCGCTGCCAGCTACACCAATCGTCAATGTCACGCGAGGGGCGGTGCTACCTCTCGTTAAAGGTGCGATCAACTTGTCCAATCCCAGTGTTCGACCGTGAAGAGGCCCCGCCCCTCTGTTGACTGACACCTGTACAAGGTCGTGTTCTCGCTGCTGAAGGTCAGATACGCACTCTATGAGGAGTAATGTGGAATTTGAGTTGCCGGGGACTTGCGCCAATGAATTTTCATCTTCTTTGAGTCGCTGAATGAGAGCATCTTTATACCGTCGAACCATAGATTCTACGGAGAGAAAGAGACAtacatgagaatttttttttaaagaacaatagATATGTTTATTACATATACTAACCATGTACAGTTATAATATTGTACTCGGTCAGGTGTGAACTTTGAAGATAAGCCTGAAGGGCGGCGCCATGTGGATCAGTGACAGACAGGAACTCAACCAATAAATGCACTTTATCCTTCAACGACCCCATTTCCTGTATAAGCCCCGCCTCCTGTGCACTAAGCAGGTCTGCCTTTCTCATGTGATGGACCACTTTTACCAAAATGGAGCTGGAAAAGAACCGTTGCAACAATGTCTGGTGTCTGTGTAACCACCCAGgatctgagaaacacacacataggtacacaaacatataatttagtgtaataaatgcataaaatgtaaaaaatgtggaTGCACAAATACAAAATTTTTGGCCAGcactgatatatatttttaatatttatctttaatattgtataatactgtaatttaaaatgataaatatatatttttttatatttacacatttcaatatttaatgttGTGTTATAAATCTATAATACTAATTTacattaatacatattaaatcattttaaatacaaatatatgaaaatattacaacactaaaaacacacaaacacacaaacaaaaatatctaaaataaaaaacttaaacataaaaTTACTTTAATCTATTACTATCCTAGTAAAACTAATGCTAAATGATGGTAatctaaatagtaaaaaaaagaaagaaagatgtaaacaattaaaaatacataaaatgtgatGGGTTTGTGGGATATATACCTTCCATCCTTTTGCTAGTGTCTTGTTTCTGAGCATTGGACTTCAGATCCAGGTAGCAGTACTCCTGCCATGGGATATGGGAATGTCTATCCATCCCAGAGAGCTAGGAAACAGtgtccagctctgtgtgtgtgtcagacccTCAGTGTCATTCACTAGCATCCATTTTCCTGTAACACAGACCGACAATGCATCTTCAGGCGCACACATCAATCAAATGGACAGAGTCACCATCACAAGTTTTGCACGGATAAAAACTGCTCACTTTCCTCCAGATgtatatttagtaatttatgaaATGTGGAATTGCATTGACACGCTATCTAACTgtgttcagattaaaaaaaaaccatCTCGAATAAAACATGCAGAGAAAGGTCCTGACGAGGACATGTCAGTTTTCTGGAAACCAAGACAGAACCTCATTACCCACATGCTTCACCAAACACTGTGCAACCATGGTAACAGCATGACAGCTGTCCCAAACAGATGTAAGGTACAGTTTACAAGCCTGTACTAGCAAGACAACAATTATGCCACAATAAGCCTTGTTTCTAACAAAAC is part of the Carassius gibelio isolate Cgi1373 ecotype wild population from Czech Republic chromosome B24, carGib1.2-hapl.c, whole genome shotgun sequence genome and encodes:
- the nlrc3 gene encoding NLR family CARD domain-containing protein 3; protein product: MDRHSHIPWQEYCYLDLKSNAQKQDTSKRMEDPGWLHRHQTLLQRFFSSSILVKVVHHMRKADLLSAQEAGLIQEMGSLKDKVHLLVEFLSVTDPHGAALQAYLQSSHLTEYNIITVHESMVRRYKDALIQRLKEDENSLAQVPGNSNSTLLLIECVSDLQQREHDLVQVSVNRGAGPLHGRTLGLDKLIAPLTRGSTAPRVTLTIGVAGSGKSLMVRRFIQLWSTSQIYPELSLAIPIACWELSSFDRLSVERLLRLFIPYDNMDVILFNESCKVLLILDGLEEFRQSLDFADAPPTSDPRREIPVSDLIANIVRGNLLPGTTLWLLSRPGTGAKVPAGLVDRVTEAPPLSRTQIKDYINHCITNTLDAYSISQDSSPSQTSTPVDVSSKVWTYLNTQKPLLILSSVPAVCHIIVTTLSRLLKLDSDATPLPRTLTEVYAHYCWPHLSGSEAPSGGIRKPLGTLGRLAFYSLLRRRYTFSETELRTYSVDVPTQGSMRGCRMLQRRQSWLSDSVAWQFTHTSVQEFLGALFYYISSRRGMFDLFSESSVSWPRIGFHSHYRAALQKTNQSDAAAQGNLDLFMRFLSGLMSPAAGSLLGGSLGVGHEEQVTQRTTASTLLQNAVSGTGGDAVSMRSVTMVTCLAELQQVEWLRSVEDDLINCSLRGKLKGGVCAVLAYLLQVSDACTEETQLSNCLDSSSLKRLLPQLLYCNKLRMENNEFKEGTMELLGSLLSAKECHILMLSLADDSISSKGIKPLSRALLVNRTLTTLDLRGNNIGAKGAKTLCEALKMNQVLVSVNLQNNHIEDEGARALAEVLQSNRKLTTLNVQKNSIGPEGVKKIGEALKKNQTLQDLNISSNHLGDLGTVALAQALMVNHVLHTLSLQSNSVSDRGIKALSHALQSNRGLSCLNLRENSIGVAGAKDIAKALKVNTCLRELDLTANLLHDEGVTAIAEAMRVNRAITSLHLQWNFIKAGAAKALAQSLMSNTCIQLLDLQENALGDNGVIALAFALRSNSSLIMLYLQGVSAGKSGAVALADALVVNESLHTLDLRGNSIGMEGAKAFSSALKKNRSLRSLNLQENSLGMDGAIFIATALRGNHQLNYINLQGNGIGESGAKVVSDAIKAGAPDCVVDI